Proteins encoded within one genomic window of Pieris brassicae chromosome 12, ilPieBrab1.1, whole genome shotgun sequence:
- the LOC123717084 gene encoding putative inorganic phosphate cotransporter isoform X2, whose translation MIAKWRRCISRLCLIPQRYVLGLMGLWALCNAYTMRVCLNLAITQMVNNSKSGDDSHYDPDACPDDSELLVNGTAPFKPHAIFDWSESTQGLLLSGFYYGYAITQIPGGYLAEKYGGKWTLGLGLLSTALFTLLTPIVVTAGGATWLFILRVLQGMGEGPTMPALMVVLARWVPAHERSLQGALVFGGAQIGNIFGSFMSGFLMAGDGHWANVFYFFGCFGILWFLFWSILCFSAPETHPFISDEELKYLNESITGSDNKSTRDPIPWKAILRSGPAWALLFAAVGHDWGYYTMVTDLPKYMTDVLKFNIAATGTLTAIPYLAMWLSSFAFGIICDISVKRNWHSIKTGRIIYTTIAATGPAVCIILASYSGCDRFAAVAYFIASMALMGGYYSGMKVNALDLAPNYAGSLTAMVNGTSTLSGIITPYLIGLLTPDSTLKQWRVAFWICFAVLVITNVIYVIWADGEQQWWDDIRRHGYPEGWKHGPLKTSDDDKEKSKKKEAEGTAL comes from the exons ATGATAGCAAAATGGAGACGCTGCATATCGAGac tgTGCCTGATACCTCAGCGGTATGTTCTGGGGCTTATGGGTCTGTGGGCTTTATGCAACGCTTATACAATGCGTGTTTGCCTCAATTTAGCTATCACACAAATGGTTAATAATAGTAAGTCTGGCGACGATTCACACTACGACCCCGATGCCTGTCCAGATGATAGTGAGCTGTTGGTGAATGGAACTGCTCCTTTTAAACCA caCGCAATATTCGACTGGTCCGAGTCAACCCAAGGTTTACTCTTAAGTGGCTTCTACTATGGATACGCTATCACCCAAATACCTGGAGGTTATCTGGCTGAGAAGTATGGCGGGAAATGGACACTAGGTTTAGGATTGTTAAGTACAGCCTTATTTACGCTATTGACACCAATCGTTGTTACTGCTGGAGGTGCAACGTGGCTCTTTATTCTACGTGTCTTGCAAGGAATGGGTGag GGTCCAACAATGCCAGCTCTGATGGTTGTTCTAGCGCGATGGGTTCCAGCTCATGAAAGATCACTTCAAGGAGCATTGGTCTTTGGTGGTGCCCAAATTGGTAACATTTTTGGTTCCTTCATGTCTGGCTTTTTGATGGCTGGTGATGGACACTGGGccaatgtattttatttctttggaTGCTTTGGAATATTATGGTTTTTGTTTTGG AGCATTCTCTGCTTTAGTGCACCAGAAACCCATCCGTTCATATCTGACGAAGAGCTTAAGTACTTGAACGAAAGTATAACGGGTTCAGACAACAAAAGTACTAGAGATCCAATACCGTGGAAAGCTATATTGCGATCAGGGCCAGCTTGGGCCCTATTGTTTGCCGCA GTTGGTCACGATTGGGGCTACTACACGATGGTGACTGATTTACCCAAGTACATGACAGACGTACTCAAGTTTAACATTGCTGCTACTGGTACTCTTACTGCTATCCCTTACCTTGCTATGTGGCTCTCATCCTTCGCCTTCGGTATCATTTGTGACATCTCTGTCAAACGGAACTGGCATTCCATTAAGACTGGAAGAATTATTTATACGACCATCG ctGCTACTGGACCAGCAGTCTGCATCATCCTGGCCTCATATTCCGGCTGCGACCGCTTTGCAGCTGTTGCATACTTTATAGCTTCCATGGCGCTCATGGGAGGATACTATAGTGGAATgaag GTGAATGCATTAGACCTAGCGCCTAACTACGCCGGTTCGCTCACCGCAATGGTTAACGGGACATCGACTCTATCTGGAATAATTACACCTTATCTGATTGGTCTTCTAACACCTGAT tCAACACTAAAACAATGGCGAGTCGCGTTTTGGATTTGCTTTGCTGTTCTGGTGATAACGAATGTAATCTATGTCATCTGGGCGGATGGTGAACAGCAGTGGTGGGATGATATAAGAAGGCATGGTTATCCTGAAGGCTGGAAACATGGACCTTTGAAAACCTCTGACGACGATAAGGAAAAGAGTAAAAAGAAGGAGGCAGAAGGTACTGCATTATAG
- the LOC123717085 gene encoding putative inorganic phosphate cotransporter, translating to MTLKGWRLVLNRVMFIPQRYVIGILGLFALANSFTMRVCLSMTITQMVLHVAPSEHIVGETCPDPMPTISAIPEITSNNTVLLDSGRERYDWDEKTQGFLLSAFYYGYVLTHLPGGLLAEKFGGKWTIGISLLCTSVATIITPWAVTIGEATGLFIIRVIEGAGEGPVTPAFVLLLARWVPPAERARFGAMIFGGAQVGNILGPLISGLILADGGDWANVFYVFGGLGIIWFVFWVFLCYSTPNLHPFISDEERSYLNKNIVASGLHQKLHPVPFKVLLRSGPLWALIIAAVGHDWGYFTMITDLPKYFSGVLKFNIKDTGLMSALPYIAMYVCSFIFASFCDYCIRKRWHSITTGRKIYTTVSSTLPAIFIILASYSGCDRYKAVGFFIVSMAFMAGFYSSVKINSMDIAPNYAGTCSAMVNGLAAVSGIITPYLIGLLTPDQTISQWRIAFWTVCAVLVATNIIYVIWGTGEPQWWDDVDKYGYPANWDKGPLRRRKEDSEKNVVQPKHDHPPMSKD from the exons ATGACGTTAAAAGGTTGGCGGCTTGTACTCAACAGAG tGATGTTCATTCCACAGCGCTATGTTATCGGTATTTTGGGGTTATTTGCTCTGGCCAACTCCTTTACTATGCGTGTATGTTTGAGCATGACCATAACTCAAATGGTACTACATGTGGCGCCATCAGAGCATATTGTGGGTGAAACTTGTCCAGATCCAATGCCTACCATAAGTGCAATCCCGGAAATAACGAGTAATAATACTGTATTACTGGATTCT GGGAGAGAGAGATATGATTGGGACGAGAAAACGCAAGGATTCCTTCTAAGTGCCTTTTATTATGGTTATGTATTAACCCATTTACCTGGTGGTCTTTTGGCTGAAAAATTTGGCGGAAAATGGACGATCGGCATCAGTTTATTGTGTACATCTGTTGCGACTATTATTACACCATGGGCCGTTACTATTGGAGAAGCTACGggcttatttataataagggTTATAGAAGGTGCTGGTGAG GGCCCAGTGACACCCGCCTTCGTTTTGTTACTGGCTCGTTGGGTACCACCCGCAGAAAGAGCAAGATTTGGCGCAATGATATTTGGCGGGGCACAAGTTGGGAATATTCTTGGGCCTTTAATATCAGGCCTGATATTAGCCGATGGTGGAGACTGGGCGAATGTTTTTTACGTATTCGGAGGCCTTGGTATCATTTGGTTTGTGTTTTGG GTATTTCTTTGCTACAGTACACCCAATTTGCATCCATTTATATCAGATGAAGAGAGAAGTTATCTTAACAAAAATATCGTTGCGTCTGGACTGCATCAAAAGTTACATCCGGTTCCCTTCAAGGTTCTATTGCGATCTGGACCTCTATGGGCGCTTATCATAGCCGCT GTCGGTCATGACTGGGGTTACTTCACAATGATAACAGATCTACCTAAGTACTTCTCAGGAgtacttaaatttaatataaaggacaCAGGCTTAATGTCAGCGTTACCATACATAGCCATGTATGTTTGTTCGTTTATATTCGCATCGTTCTGTGATTACTGCATACGTAAGAGGTGGCACAGTATAACAACAGGAAGAAAAATTTATACTACAGTGT CCTCTACACTGCctgcaatatttattattctggCCTCATATTCCGGATGCGACCGGTACAAGGCTGTTGGCTTCTTTATCGTTTCAATGGCGTTCATGGCTGGCTTCTATAGtagtgttaaaattaattctatgGACATCGCCCCAAATTACGCTGGAACCTGCTCGGCTATGGTGAATGGTTTAGCGGCTGTCTCGGGAATAATTACACCATATCTCATTGGATTGTTGACTCCAGAT CAAACAATATCGCAGTGGAGGATAGCCTTTTGGACTGTGTGCGCCGTGCTAGTCGCCACTAACATTATCTATGTTATCTGGGGTACAGGTGAGCCTCAATGGTGGGACGATGTGGACAAATACGGCTACCCCGCTAACTGGGACAAAGGACCGCTTAGGAGGCGAAAAGAAGATTCAGAAAAGAATGTGGTGCAGCCGAAACATGACCATCCGCCCATGTCAAAAGAttga
- the LOC123717084 gene encoding putative inorganic phosphate cotransporter isoform X1 — MENASSEVRENVRTMTKFTLPVLIFIVYVEMIAKWRRCISRLCLIPQRYVLGLMGLWALCNAYTMRVCLNLAITQMVNNSKSGDDSHYDPDACPDDSELLVNGTAPFKPHAIFDWSESTQGLLLSGFYYGYAITQIPGGYLAEKYGGKWTLGLGLLSTALFTLLTPIVVTAGGATWLFILRVLQGMGEGPTMPALMVVLARWVPAHERSLQGALVFGGAQIGNIFGSFMSGFLMAGDGHWANVFYFFGCFGILWFLFWSILCFSAPETHPFISDEELKYLNESITGSDNKSTRDPIPWKAILRSGPAWALLFAAVGHDWGYYTMVTDLPKYMTDVLKFNIAATGTLTAIPYLAMWLSSFAFGIICDISVKRNWHSIKTGRIIYTTIAATGPAVCIILASYSGCDRFAAVAYFIASMALMGGYYSGMKVNALDLAPNYAGSLTAMVNGTSTLSGIITPYLIGLLTPDSTLKQWRVAFWICFAVLVITNVIYVIWADGEQQWWDDIRRHGYPEGWKHGPLKTSDDDKEKSKKKEAEGTAL; from the exons atggaGAACGCTTCGTCAGAAGTTAGAGAGAATGTACGTACAAT GACCAAATTCACTCTTCCGGTGTTAATATTTATCGTATATGTTGAAATGATAGCAAAATGGAGACGCTGCATATCGAGac tgTGCCTGATACCTCAGCGGTATGTTCTGGGGCTTATGGGTCTGTGGGCTTTATGCAACGCTTATACAATGCGTGTTTGCCTCAATTTAGCTATCACACAAATGGTTAATAATAGTAAGTCTGGCGACGATTCACACTACGACCCCGATGCCTGTCCAGATGATAGTGAGCTGTTGGTGAATGGAACTGCTCCTTTTAAACCA caCGCAATATTCGACTGGTCCGAGTCAACCCAAGGTTTACTCTTAAGTGGCTTCTACTATGGATACGCTATCACCCAAATACCTGGAGGTTATCTGGCTGAGAAGTATGGCGGGAAATGGACACTAGGTTTAGGATTGTTAAGTACAGCCTTATTTACGCTATTGACACCAATCGTTGTTACTGCTGGAGGTGCAACGTGGCTCTTTATTCTACGTGTCTTGCAAGGAATGGGTGag GGTCCAACAATGCCAGCTCTGATGGTTGTTCTAGCGCGATGGGTTCCAGCTCATGAAAGATCACTTCAAGGAGCATTGGTCTTTGGTGGTGCCCAAATTGGTAACATTTTTGGTTCCTTCATGTCTGGCTTTTTGATGGCTGGTGATGGACACTGGGccaatgtattttatttctttggaTGCTTTGGAATATTATGGTTTTTGTTTTGG AGCATTCTCTGCTTTAGTGCACCAGAAACCCATCCGTTCATATCTGACGAAGAGCTTAAGTACTTGAACGAAAGTATAACGGGTTCAGACAACAAAAGTACTAGAGATCCAATACCGTGGAAAGCTATATTGCGATCAGGGCCAGCTTGGGCCCTATTGTTTGCCGCA GTTGGTCACGATTGGGGCTACTACACGATGGTGACTGATTTACCCAAGTACATGACAGACGTACTCAAGTTTAACATTGCTGCTACTGGTACTCTTACTGCTATCCCTTACCTTGCTATGTGGCTCTCATCCTTCGCCTTCGGTATCATTTGTGACATCTCTGTCAAACGGAACTGGCATTCCATTAAGACTGGAAGAATTATTTATACGACCATCG ctGCTACTGGACCAGCAGTCTGCATCATCCTGGCCTCATATTCCGGCTGCGACCGCTTTGCAGCTGTTGCATACTTTATAGCTTCCATGGCGCTCATGGGAGGATACTATAGTGGAATgaag GTGAATGCATTAGACCTAGCGCCTAACTACGCCGGTTCGCTCACCGCAATGGTTAACGGGACATCGACTCTATCTGGAATAATTACACCTTATCTGATTGGTCTTCTAACACCTGAT tCAACACTAAAACAATGGCGAGTCGCGTTTTGGATTTGCTTTGCTGTTCTGGTGATAACGAATGTAATCTATGTCATCTGGGCGGATGGTGAACAGCAGTGGTGGGATGATATAAGAAGGCATGGTTATCCTGAAGGCTGGAAACATGGACCTTTGAAAACCTCTGACGACGATAAGGAAAAGAGTAAAAAGAAGGAGGCAGAAGGTACTGCATTATAG